The DNA window CGCAGCGACGCCCAACCGTCCATCGGAAGTCCTTTGCAGCGGCAGGATCGCCTCCGCGCCCGCCTCGCCCATCAGGCCGATGTTCCTTCCAGCGGGAAAATAGGTGGGGGCCGAGACGATACCGCCGCTCGCGAACGGCACGACTCCACCCTTCGCGAAAGGCAGGATGCTTCCGAGCAGCCCCGAAAACAGCGAGCCCGCAATTCCCTGCAGCGGTTTCAGCCCCTGCTCCAGCGCCATGCCCGCCAGGTTGAGCCCGATCCTGCGCAGCACGTCGTCAAGCGATTTCCCGCTTGTCGCCGCGCTCTTCAGCGCGCCCGTAAGCTGCGTCCCGAATGTTTCCGAAAGCGTCGCCAGGTTCTCCAGCGCAGCCTCGAACGGTGCCGTGTCGGCGACGATCGGCACCCTCACCTCATCTGCCATCGGTTTTCTCCGGATTGTCGGGGAAAAGGCGCATGAGCCGGTGAAGCTCGTCGCGCCCCGGCGCACTCCCGCGCCTCAGCCCCAGCGCCTGAAGCGCTGCATTGAACTCGATGGGCGTCATGGCCCAGAACGCAGCGGGGGCGAGCCGCAGCAGGCCGAAGGCGGCGCCCATCACCTCCTCCCAAGGGAAAGGCGCCCTCGGCCCCGCTGCGGCTTCTAAGGGCGCGTCGCCGTCTCCCCTCCCGCCTCGGCCCCGAAGGTCACGGCCAGAAGCTCGGCCACGAGCCGGGCGAAGCCTGCCGCCCCACCCTCGCAATGCATGTCGCGCACCTCGTTCTCGCTCACTTCGTGCCCGCCGCCCCTCAGGCCGGCGGCGATAATGGCGCTCATGTCGCGGGCGGAGAGCCTGCCCGTTCCAAATCTTTCGACAAGCTGGTTCAGGTTTTCCGCCGCAAAGGCCGCCTCCAGCTCGGCCAGCGCACCCAGCGTCAGGCAGAGCCGGTAATCGCGCCCGTCCAGCCTAGCGGCCATCTCGCCGCGCCGGCGGTTCACGCTCATGGCGCCACCTCGAAGCTCACCGGACCCGCCGATTCCAGCGCGATCTCGAACGTCACCTCCCCGTCGTGATTGCCCGCATATTCGAGCGAGGTGACCTGGAACGGCCCCGCCACCACGCCGAAATCGGGAATCGCGAACTGCCACGCCGCGATCTCGCCGGCAAAGAAGCGGGCGCGCACCGCCATGTCAGACTGCGCATCCTTGAAGATGCCGGAACCACCGATGGAAGCCCGCTGCACGCCGCTGCCGGCAAGCAGCTCGCGCCAGCGCCCGGCCGAATCCGCATCCGTCACGTCTACCGTCTCGCTGTTGAAGGCGAGGCGCTTGGTCCGCAG is part of the Chelativorans sp. AA-79 genome and encodes:
- a CDS encoding phage tail tape measure protein translates to MADEVRVPIVADTAPFEAALENLATLSETFGTQLTGALKSAATSGKSLDDVLRRIGLNLAGMALEQGLKPLQGIAGSLFSGLLGSILPFAKGGVVPFASGGIVSAPTYFPAGRNIGLMGEAGAEAILPLQRTSDGRLGVAAGGGGGGAQIVFNVTTPDAASFRKSEAQISGMLARAVSRGTRTL
- a CDS encoding gene transfer agent family protein; the encoded protein is MSVNRRRGEMAARLDGRDYRLCLTLGALAELEAAFAAENLNQLVERFGTGRLSARDMSAIIAAGLRGGGHEVSENEVRDMHCEGGAAGFARLVAELLAVTFGAEAGGETATRP
- a CDS encoding phage major tail protein, TP901-1 family, with amino-acid sequence MVAKKGKDLLLKLDEDGLGSFITVAGLRTKRLAFNSETVDVTDADSAGRWRELLAGSGVQRASIGGSGIFKDAQSDMAVRARFFAGEIAAWQFAIPDFGVVAGPFQVTSLEYAGNHDGEVTFEIALESAGPVSFEVAP
- a CDS encoding phage tail assembly chaperone, which produces MGAAFGLLRLAPAAFWAMTPIEFNAALQALGLRRGSAPGRDELHRLMRLFPDNPEKTDGR